A single region of the Streptomyces sp. NBC_00425 genome encodes:
- a CDS encoding ABC transporter ATP-binding protein, with translation MSARSTPSSLREATRILSPVGLARGSRASLALAAALAWCSTGIFLALPWALSGTGAALVRSEPVVGPVAALTALTLAAYAAQTGCGRLLARAGERVVLDLRGRLTHHMLRLPLHNVRTRGAGALSAQVIYDTAQVRAAMESGLVHLPAAAFGVLAILTAMTRLDPQLALVTVGSFTLVGGPLAGVLVRTRRVAAAQFQALGRLNQRLLNCLQTLVTIKTYGYETASAATLERAAADYGAMSTSATRLQAVVGPLVGLAQHLALTLVTVTAAHRVGTGTLSLEASSTFFFLLLCLTSPVTVIALGAGQLRTGQAARLRLAALLASPVEADAPSPPGPARRPPAPTGGAVTFHDVTFAHPDSAPVLRNLSFTVPATGLTLLVGPSGAGKSTALELITRLLHTEHGKIHVLGQEVGSWRLSQLRRHVTYVEQNAPVCEGTIRDNLHIGCGPHTDDDVLWSTLDAVGLAETVERLPEGLGTVLGGGRALSGGQCQRLSLARALLTDADLLVLDEPTSQVDIAGEQHVFQILSRLAATRPVLMATHRPHSVPGATHVITIAPPAPVQANRRRSAQSREPTSS, from the coding sequence ATGAGTGCTCGTAGCACGCCGAGCAGCCTGCGCGAAGCCACGCGGATCCTGAGCCCGGTAGGCCTCGCGCGAGGCAGCCGCGCCTCGCTGGCCCTCGCCGCCGCGCTCGCCTGGTGCTCGACCGGGATCTTCCTGGCCCTGCCCTGGGCGCTCAGCGGCACGGGGGCTGCGCTCGTCCGCAGTGAACCGGTCGTCGGCCCCGTTGCCGCACTAACCGCGCTGACACTGGCCGCGTACGCCGCCCAGACCGGCTGCGGCCGACTGCTGGCCCGGGCCGGGGAACGCGTCGTACTGGACCTGCGCGGGCGGCTCACCCACCACATGCTGCGCCTGCCGCTCCACAACGTCCGCACGAGGGGGGCAGGCGCCCTCAGCGCACAGGTCATTTACGACACGGCACAGGTGCGTGCGGCAATGGAGTCCGGTCTGGTCCACCTTCCAGCGGCGGCGTTCGGGGTCCTCGCCATCCTCACGGCCATGACGCGCCTGGACCCGCAGCTCGCTCTCGTGACCGTCGGCTCGTTCACCCTGGTCGGCGGACCACTGGCTGGTGTGCTGGTCCGCACCCGGCGCGTGGCAGCCGCCCAGTTCCAAGCGCTGGGCCGTCTGAACCAGCGCCTCCTCAATTGTCTGCAGACGCTGGTGACCATCAAAACCTACGGTTACGAGACCGCGTCCGCGGCAACCCTGGAGCGCGCCGCAGCGGACTACGGCGCCATGTCGACCTCGGCCACTCGGTTGCAGGCGGTCGTGGGCCCACTCGTCGGGCTGGCCCAGCATCTGGCGCTGACGCTGGTCACGGTGACCGCTGCGCACCGAGTCGGCACCGGAACCCTCTCCCTGGAGGCATCCAGCACGTTCTTCTTCCTCCTGCTCTGCCTCACCTCTCCCGTGACCGTCATCGCACTGGGCGCGGGGCAGTTGCGTACCGGGCAGGCCGCCCGCCTCCGGCTTGCGGCCTTGCTCGCCTCCCCAGTCGAGGCAGACGCGCCGTCTCCACCCGGACCCGCGCGCCGGCCTCCCGCCCCGACCGGCGGGGCGGTGACCTTCCACGACGTCACCTTCGCCCATCCCGACTCCGCTCCGGTACTCAGGAACCTGTCCTTCACCGTCCCGGCCACCGGTTTGACGCTCCTCGTCGGCCCGTCGGGTGCGGGCAAATCCACAGCGCTCGAATTGATCACCCGCCTACTGCACACCGAGCACGGGAAGATCCACGTCCTAGGGCAGGAGGTCGGCTCATGGCGACTCTCACAGCTACGCCGTCACGTCACCTACGTCGAGCAGAATGCCCCTGTGTGCGAGGGCACCATCAGGGACAACCTGCACATCGGATGCGGCCCGCATACAGACGATGACGTGCTGTGGAGCACGCTCGACGCGGTCGGGCTGGCCGAGACCGTCGAACGACTCCCGGAAGGACTCGGCACTGTGCTGGGCGGCGGCCGTGCGCTGTCCGGTGGGCAGTGCCAACGGCTGTCGCTGGCACGCGCCCTGCTCACCGACGCCGATCTTCTCGTGCTGGACGAGCCGACCTCGCAGGTGGACATCGCCGGCGAACAGCACGTGTTCCAGATCCTGAGCCGCTTGGCCGCCACGCGGCCGGTACTTATGGCCACCCACCGTCCTCACTCGGTGCCGGGAGCGACCCACGTCATCACCATCGCGCCTCCAGCACCCGTCCAGGCCAATCGACGCCGCTCCGCACAATCACGTGAGCCGACCTCGTCGTGA
- a CDS encoding UDP-glucuronic acid decarboxylase family protein: MNNSGTVVVAGGAGFLGSHLCRRLLADGHGVVCVDNMSTGRLSNVEDLTASRDFRLIHGDVVEPIDLHGDVEAVCHLASPASPQAYLAHPVETLLAGSAGTRHSLELARKKQACYLLASTSEVYGDPQIHPQPEHYWGHVNPIGPRSVYDEAKRFAEALTTAYLHTHGVDTKIARIFNTYGPGMRADDGRIVSTFIRQAMEGEPITVHGDGRQTRSLCYVEDTVEGLVRLLRSPHHGPVNIGNPRELSVRRIAEMIREVTGSRSSIVSLPRMVDDPQVRCPDIGLAFDILGWAPSTTLEQGLRITADHLAREPAPQLAAAATSQS, translated from the coding sequence GTGAACAATTCCGGAACCGTCGTCGTGGCCGGCGGGGCGGGCTTCCTCGGCTCCCACCTGTGCCGCCGCCTCCTCGCCGACGGGCACGGGGTCGTGTGCGTGGACAACATGAGCACCGGCAGACTGAGCAACGTCGAGGACCTGACTGCAAGCCGCGATTTCCGGTTGATCCATGGGGACGTGGTCGAACCCATCGACCTTCACGGCGATGTCGAAGCGGTGTGCCATCTGGCGTCCCCCGCCTCCCCGCAGGCGTACCTCGCCCATCCCGTGGAAACGCTTCTTGCGGGATCGGCCGGCACGCGTCATTCGCTCGAACTCGCTCGGAAGAAACAGGCGTGTTACCTCCTGGCCTCGACGAGCGAGGTGTACGGCGACCCGCAGATCCACCCGCAGCCGGAACACTACTGGGGACACGTGAACCCGATCGGGCCACGCAGTGTGTACGACGAGGCCAAGCGCTTCGCGGAAGCCCTCACCACCGCCTACCTTCACACCCATGGCGTGGACACGAAAATCGCACGCATCTTCAACACCTACGGTCCGGGCATGAGGGCCGACGACGGCCGGATCGTCTCCACGTTCATTCGGCAGGCCATGGAAGGTGAACCCATCACCGTCCACGGAGACGGCCGTCAGACCCGGTCCCTGTGCTACGTGGAGGACACCGTGGAGGGATTGGTCCGCCTGCTCCGCTCCCCCCACCACGGTCCGGTGAACATCGGGAACCCACGGGAACTGAGCGTGCGGCGCATCGCCGAGATGATCCGGGAGGTGACCGGGTCCCGATCCTCGATCGTCTCGCTGCCCAGGATGGTCGACGACCCCCAAGTCCGGTGCCCCGACATCGGACTCGCCTTCGACATCCTCGGCTGGGCGCCTTCCACCACACTGGAGCAGGGACTGAGAATCACTGCTGACCACCTGGCCAGGGAACCCGCACCGCAGTTGGCGGCCGCCGCGACGTCTCAGTCGTAA
- a CDS encoding glycosyltransferase yields the protein MSKKITIVSVGLRGDIQPLAALGVALKGRGFDVQMIGAARYADTVLGTGVEYSAVQPDPESLLVTPDGQRLLECGDNPVAFARWMRHIGGPAADQLFQEISTVARPSDCVIYSPFAVPAESLAECWGASSFMASFVPVRPTRFFSPSGLGRSLGPVGNVWGARLAEQAIWQVFRKRVNAWRTETLHLPPWPLRGPFGQWRRQLRPTLYCYSPSVLPAPPDWPQSEHVTGYWLFDTPSGWEPPQDLAAFLEVQGPPVVYVGFGSMITDDLRRRHQLVRSALRAAGVRGVLLGNPDVTPSDDLVHVVPGVPHAWLFPRMAAVVHHGGASTVGAGLTAGIPTVTCPHFFDQPFWGSLVHTLSVGPRPVPAPDLTAQNLAEAINHAVNDQDMRRRAEQLGHRLRAESGIESACDIVERSLDRAPSPVSLTS from the coding sequence ATGTCGAAAAAAATTACCATCGTTTCGGTAGGGCTTCGCGGAGACATTCAGCCGCTTGCGGCGCTAGGTGTGGCCCTGAAAGGCCGAGGTTTCGACGTGCAGATGATCGGAGCCGCCCGTTATGCGGATACGGTCCTCGGCACCGGAGTCGAATACAGCGCTGTGCAACCGGACCCCGAGTCGCTGCTCGTCACGCCTGACGGGCAGCGACTGCTGGAATGCGGGGACAACCCCGTGGCGTTCGCTCGCTGGATGCGGCACATCGGCGGGCCCGCTGCGGACCAGCTGTTCCAGGAAATCTCCACGGTCGCGCGACCGAGTGACTGCGTCATCTACTCACCCTTTGCGGTGCCTGCGGAAAGCCTCGCGGAGTGTTGGGGTGCCAGCTCTTTCATGGCCTCGTTCGTGCCGGTCCGCCCCACCCGCTTCTTCTCTCCGAGCGGCCTCGGCCGTTCCCTGGGACCGGTGGGGAATGTGTGGGGTGCCAGGCTCGCCGAGCAGGCGATCTGGCAGGTGTTCCGCAAACGCGTCAACGCGTGGCGTACGGAAACCCTGCACCTCCCCCCGTGGCCCTTGCGAGGTCCGTTCGGTCAATGGCGCCGGCAACTGCGGCCCACGCTGTACTGCTATAGCCCTTCGGTGCTGCCGGCGCCCCCTGACTGGCCGCAGAGCGAACACGTCACGGGGTACTGGTTGTTCGACACGCCTTCTGGCTGGGAGCCTCCTCAGGACCTGGCGGCGTTCCTTGAAGTCCAGGGCCCACCAGTCGTCTACGTCGGATTCGGCAGCATGATCACCGACGACCTCCGGCGTCGCCACCAGCTGGTGCGTAGTGCCCTTCGCGCGGCGGGTGTGCGGGGTGTCCTGCTCGGGAACCCCGACGTGACACCCTCCGACGACCTCGTCCACGTTGTCCCCGGCGTTCCGCACGCCTGGCTCTTTCCCCGGATGGCCGCGGTCGTTCACCACGGAGGAGCCAGCACCGTCGGCGCCGGCCTGACCGCAGGGATTCCCACAGTCACATGCCCCCACTTCTTCGACCAGCCGTTCTGGGGGTCCCTCGTCCACACCCTGAGCGTGGGACCTCGCCCGGTCCCGGCTCCTGACCTGACCGCCCAGAACCTGGCGGAAGCCATCAACCACGCTGTGAACGACCAGGACATGCGCCGCCGGGCCGAACAGCTCGGTCACCGCCTGCGAGCCGAGTCCGGTATCGAGTCGGCCTGCGACATCGTGGAACGCTCCCTCGACCGGGCCCCGAGCCCGGTCTCGCTGACCAGCTGA